One segment of Panicum virgatum strain AP13 chromosome 3K, P.virgatum_v5, whole genome shotgun sequence DNA contains the following:
- the LOC120699048 gene encoding TATA box-binding protein-associated factor RNA polymerase I subunit B-like isoform X4 → MDYNPGGASPDTYGGGGSIHLVCPGCKIGDDYTADDAEDGFFTCRMCSAVHTTQATVADPHDFQATGNISVRRVDTQPGRKLGIPTPSAYPRTPHATPGSRHAPAAAFDDFVKQSEPRDFAPVAGAWREPEDLAARVRWRYVRGLQVILQLQLEALVQRHRVGALVCGVAGTIWVRWVAASKVFDDMWARQVIAEHDAAGREKRSGGGDNNNKPDEVKSEWEDDIFPRQKDRRRVEFAILRSLRMLLPVYSTLAVCFLACHIAREAILPTDIYKWAMEGKIPYLAVFTEVDRLLGSSRQLHDCPLDAGQLFRPVRVIGAWQLEASAGSIAQRVGLRLPSVNFYAISQRCLKDLSLPVDKILPQACRIYEWATPAELWLSSNPARVPTRVYVMAILVVTLRVLYNINSQGIWEICEEGRNTGRSDPDANAPTFKKLDDSNSEEFGMRELLCAIADAYEKIIVSHDYLSDLQSYLKYCKEVIFTGITVSTEKEHLIEIFSDMYKAREDDNPKEHVKSQSQGTEETTITKGVNKRYRDGTFVEASCTSSSSGHDPMQILVSEMQDHGFHYMPPRKPRKSDGYLRYRRRRLSVGFMYVAHADYYMLLRAFAKLAEIDARIMHISVLKLERGLACIEDRIERSLNTLQNLSSRTRDELRSVSD, encoded by the exons ATGGACTACAACCCGGGCGGCGCCTCCCCCGAcacctacggcggcggcggaagtatCCACCTGGTGTGCCCAGGCTGCAAAATCGGCGACGACTACACAGCCGACGACGCGGAGGATGGCTTCTTCACGTGCCGCATGTGCTCTGCCGTCCACACCACGCAGGCAACCGTCGCCGACCCCCACGACTTCCAAGCCACCGGCAACATCTCCGTCCGCCGCGTCGACACCCAGCCCGGCCGCAAGCTCGGCATCCCCACCCCCTCCGCCTACCCGAGGACCCCTCACGCCACGCCAGGCTCCCGccacgcgcccgccgccgcgttcgACGACTTCGTGAAGCAGAGCGAGCCGCGGGACTTCGCGCCCGTCGCCGGGGCGTGGAGGGAGCCCGAGGATTTGGCGGCGCGGGTGCGCTGGCGCTACGTGAGGGGGCTCCAGGTCatcctgcagctgcagctggagGCGCTGGTGCAGCGGCACCGGGTCGGCGCGCTCGTGTGTGGCGTCGCCGGCACCATCTGGGTGCGGTGGGTCGCTGCATCCAAGGTGTTCGACGATATGTGGGCGCGCCAGGTGATCGCGGAACACGATGCCGCGGGGAGAGAGAAGCGTTCTGGTGGTGGAG ATAACAATAATAAACCTGACGAGGTGAAGTCTGAATGGGAGGATGATATCTTTCCACGACAAAAAGACAGGCGAAGGGTTGAGTTTGCCATTCTGCGCTCACTGAGGATGTTGCTGCCCGTTTACTCAACACTAGCAGTCTGTTTCCTGGCCTGTCATATTGCCCGTGAAGCCATCCTACCTACTGACATTTACAAGTGGGCAATGGAAGGGAAGATCCCTTATCTGGCAGTGTTTACTGAAGTAGACAGGCTCCTTGGGAGCTCGCGGCAACTGCATGACTGCCCTTTGGATGCAGGGCAACTGTTCAGGCCGGTGCGAGTTATTGGAGCATGGCAATTGGAAGCTTCGGCTGGATCCATAGCACAAAGAGTAGGCTTGAGGCTTCCTTCAGTTAACTTCTATGCAATTTCTCAACGTTGCTTGAAGGACTTGTCTCTGCCTGTAGATAAAATCCTTCCTCAAGCATGCCGAATTTATGAGTGGGCAACGCCTGCAGAACTATGGTTGTCCAGTAATCCTGCTAGAGTCCCTACACGGGTTTATGTGATGGCTATACTAGTAGTGACTCTACGAGTTCTGTATAACATCAACAGTCAAGGGATATGGGAG ATTTGTGAGGAAGGAAGAAACACAGGTAGATCTGATCCTGATGCAAATGCACCGACTTTCAAGAAACTTGATGACAGTAACAGTGAGGAGTTTGGCATGAGAGAACTATTATGTGCTATTGCAGATGCCTATGAAAAAATCATTGTTTCACATG ACTACTTGAGTGACCTCCAATCTTATCTCAAATACTGCAAGGAAGTTATTTTTACTGGGATTACAGTTTCAACGGAAAAGGAGCATCTAATAGAGATCTTTTCAGATATGTACAAAGCCAGAGAG GATGACAATCCAAAAGAGCATGTAAAATCCCAGTCTCAAGGTACTGAAGAAACTACAATTACAAAAGGAGTGAACAAGCGCTACCGAGATGGAACATTTGTTGAAGCAAGTTGTACTTCCTCATCTTCAGGTCATGACCCAATGCAAATCCTCGTGTCAGAGATGCAAGATCATGGATTTCATTATATGCCACCTAGGAAACCGAGGAAATCAGATGGTTATCTTCGTTATAGGAGGAGGAGACTAAGTGTTGGCTTTATGTATGTTGCGCATGCTGATTACTACATGTTGCTGCGTGCTTTTGCAAAGCTTGCAGAAATTGATGCTCGTATCATGCATATCAGTGTGTTGAAACTTGAGAGGGGTCTCGCATGTATTGAGGATCGAATTGAAAGAAGCTTGAACACCTTACAGAACCTTTCTAGCAGAACGAGAGATGAGCTAAGGTCCGTATCAGACTGA
- the LOC120699048 gene encoding TATA box-binding protein-associated factor RNA polymerase I subunit B-like isoform X3, which yields MDYNPGGASPDTYGGGGSIHLVCPGCKIGDDYTADDAEDGFFTCRMCSAVHTTQATVADPHDFQATGNISVRRVDTQPGRKLGIPTPSAYPRTPHATPGSRHAPAAAFDDFVKQSEPRDFAPVAGAWREPEDLAARVRWRYVRGLQVILQLQLEALVQRHRVGALVCGVAGTIWVRWVAASKVFDDMWARQVIAEHDAAGREKRSGGGDNNNKPDEVKSEWEDDIFPRQKDRRRVEFAILRSLRMLLPVYSTLAVCFLACHIAREAILPTDIYKWAMEGKIPYLAVFTEVDRLLGSSRQLHDCPLDAGQLFRPVRVIGAWQLEASAGSIAQRVGLRLPSVNFYAISQRCLKDLSLPVDKILPQACRIYEWATPAELWLSSNPARVPTRVYVMAILVVTLRVLYNINSQGIWEKICEEGRNTGRSDPDANAPTFKKLDDSNSEEFGMRELLCAIADAYEKIIVSHDYLSDLQSYLKYCKEVIFTGITVSTEKEHLIEIFSDMYKAREDDNPKEHVKSQSQGTEETTITKGVNKRYRDGTFVEASCTSSSSGHDPMQILVSEMQDHGFHYMPPRKPRKSDGYLRYRRRRLSVGFMYVAHADYYMLLRAFAKLAEIDARIMHISVLKLERGLACIEDRIERSLNTLQNLSSRTRDELRSVSD from the exons ATGGACTACAACCCGGGCGGCGCCTCCCCCGAcacctacggcggcggcggaagtatCCACCTGGTGTGCCCAGGCTGCAAAATCGGCGACGACTACACAGCCGACGACGCGGAGGATGGCTTCTTCACGTGCCGCATGTGCTCTGCCGTCCACACCACGCAGGCAACCGTCGCCGACCCCCACGACTTCCAAGCCACCGGCAACATCTCCGTCCGCCGCGTCGACACCCAGCCCGGCCGCAAGCTCGGCATCCCCACCCCCTCCGCCTACCCGAGGACCCCTCACGCCACGCCAGGCTCCCGccacgcgcccgccgccgcgttcgACGACTTCGTGAAGCAGAGCGAGCCGCGGGACTTCGCGCCCGTCGCCGGGGCGTGGAGGGAGCCCGAGGATTTGGCGGCGCGGGTGCGCTGGCGCTACGTGAGGGGGCTCCAGGTCatcctgcagctgcagctggagGCGCTGGTGCAGCGGCACCGGGTCGGCGCGCTCGTGTGTGGCGTCGCCGGCACCATCTGGGTGCGGTGGGTCGCTGCATCCAAGGTGTTCGACGATATGTGGGCGCGCCAGGTGATCGCGGAACACGATGCCGCGGGGAGAGAGAAGCGTTCTGGTGGTGGAG ATAACAATAATAAACCTGACGAGGTGAAGTCTGAATGGGAGGATGATATCTTTCCACGACAAAAAGACAGGCGAAGGGTTGAGTTTGCCATTCTGCGCTCACTGAGGATGTTGCTGCCCGTTTACTCAACACTAGCAGTCTGTTTCCTGGCCTGTCATATTGCCCGTGAAGCCATCCTACCTACTGACATTTACAAGTGGGCAATGGAAGGGAAGATCCCTTATCTGGCAGTGTTTACTGAAGTAGACAGGCTCCTTGGGAGCTCGCGGCAACTGCATGACTGCCCTTTGGATGCAGGGCAACTGTTCAGGCCGGTGCGAGTTATTGGAGCATGGCAATTGGAAGCTTCGGCTGGATCCATAGCACAAAGAGTAGGCTTGAGGCTTCCTTCAGTTAACTTCTATGCAATTTCTCAACGTTGCTTGAAGGACTTGTCTCTGCCTGTAGATAAAATCCTTCCTCAAGCATGCCGAATTTATGAGTGGGCAACGCCTGCAGAACTATGGTTGTCCAGTAATCCTGCTAGAGTCCCTACACGGGTTTATGTGATGGCTATACTAGTAGTGACTCTACGAGTTCTGTATAACATCAACAGTCAAGGGATATGGGAG AAGATTTGTGAGGAAGGAAGAAACACAGGTAGATCTGATCCTGATGCAAATGCACCGACTTTCAAGAAACTTGATGACAGTAACAGTGAGGAGTTTGGCATGAGAGAACTATTATGTGCTATTGCAGATGCCTATGAAAAAATCATTGTTTCACATG ACTACTTGAGTGACCTCCAATCTTATCTCAAATACTGCAAGGAAGTTATTTTTACTGGGATTACAGTTTCAACGGAAAAGGAGCATCTAATAGAGATCTTTTCAGATATGTACAAAGCCAGAGAG GATGACAATCCAAAAGAGCATGTAAAATCCCAGTCTCAAGGTACTGAAGAAACTACAATTACAAAAGGAGTGAACAAGCGCTACCGAGATGGAACATTTGTTGAAGCAAGTTGTACTTCCTCATCTTCAGGTCATGACCCAATGCAAATCCTCGTGTCAGAGATGCAAGATCATGGATTTCATTATATGCCACCTAGGAAACCGAGGAAATCAGATGGTTATCTTCGTTATAGGAGGAGGAGACTAAGTGTTGGCTTTATGTATGTTGCGCATGCTGATTACTACATGTTGCTGCGTGCTTTTGCAAAGCTTGCAGAAATTGATGCTCGTATCATGCATATCAGTGTGTTGAAACTTGAGAGGGGTCTCGCATGTATTGAGGATCGAATTGAAAGAAGCTTGAACACCTTACAGAACCTTTCTAGCAGAACGAGAGATGAGCTAAGGTCCGTATCAGACTGA
- the LOC120699048 gene encoding TATA box-binding protein-associated factor RNA polymerase I subunit B-like isoform X1 → MDYNPGGASPDTYGGGGSIHLVCPGCKIGDDYTADDAEDGFFTCRMCSAVHTTQATVADPHDFQATGNISVRRVDTQPGRKLGIPTPSAYPRTPHATPGSRHAPAAAFDDFVKQSEPRDFAPVAGAWREPEDLAARVRWRYVRGLQVILQLQLEALVQRHRVGALVCGVAGTIWVRWVAASKVFDDMWARQVIAEHDAAGREKRSGGGDNNNKPDEVKSEWEDDIFPRQKDRRRVEFAILRSLRMLLPVYSTLAVCFLACHIAREAILPTDIYKWAMEGKIPYLAVFTEVDRLLGSSRQLHDCPLDAGQLFRPVRVIGAWQLEASAGSIAQRVGLRLPSVNFYAISQRCLKDLSLPVDKILPQACRIYEWATPAELWLSSNPARVPTRVYVMAILVVTLRVLYNINSQGIWEKICEEGRNTGRSDPDANAPTFKKLDDSNSEEFGMRELLCAIADAYEKIIVSHGLGPPSCLEVKKLMFAKTKTSTCGYRTSFCVSNLHKQSTSFLHYVIVTPDYLSDLQSYLKYCKEVIFTGITVSTEKEHLIEIFSDMYKAREDDNPKEHVKSQSQGTEETTITKGVNKRYRDGTFVEASCTSSSSGHDPMQILVSEMQDHGFHYMPPRKPRKSDGYLRYRRRRLSVGFMYVAHADYYMLLRAFAKLAEIDARIMHISVLKLERGLACIEDRIERSLNTLQNLSSRTRDELRSVSD, encoded by the exons ATGGACTACAACCCGGGCGGCGCCTCCCCCGAcacctacggcggcggcggaagtatCCACCTGGTGTGCCCAGGCTGCAAAATCGGCGACGACTACACAGCCGACGACGCGGAGGATGGCTTCTTCACGTGCCGCATGTGCTCTGCCGTCCACACCACGCAGGCAACCGTCGCCGACCCCCACGACTTCCAAGCCACCGGCAACATCTCCGTCCGCCGCGTCGACACCCAGCCCGGCCGCAAGCTCGGCATCCCCACCCCCTCCGCCTACCCGAGGACCCCTCACGCCACGCCAGGCTCCCGccacgcgcccgccgccgcgttcgACGACTTCGTGAAGCAGAGCGAGCCGCGGGACTTCGCGCCCGTCGCCGGGGCGTGGAGGGAGCCCGAGGATTTGGCGGCGCGGGTGCGCTGGCGCTACGTGAGGGGGCTCCAGGTCatcctgcagctgcagctggagGCGCTGGTGCAGCGGCACCGGGTCGGCGCGCTCGTGTGTGGCGTCGCCGGCACCATCTGGGTGCGGTGGGTCGCTGCATCCAAGGTGTTCGACGATATGTGGGCGCGCCAGGTGATCGCGGAACACGATGCCGCGGGGAGAGAGAAGCGTTCTGGTGGTGGAG ATAACAATAATAAACCTGACGAGGTGAAGTCTGAATGGGAGGATGATATCTTTCCACGACAAAAAGACAGGCGAAGGGTTGAGTTTGCCATTCTGCGCTCACTGAGGATGTTGCTGCCCGTTTACTCAACACTAGCAGTCTGTTTCCTGGCCTGTCATATTGCCCGTGAAGCCATCCTACCTACTGACATTTACAAGTGGGCAATGGAAGGGAAGATCCCTTATCTGGCAGTGTTTACTGAAGTAGACAGGCTCCTTGGGAGCTCGCGGCAACTGCATGACTGCCCTTTGGATGCAGGGCAACTGTTCAGGCCGGTGCGAGTTATTGGAGCATGGCAATTGGAAGCTTCGGCTGGATCCATAGCACAAAGAGTAGGCTTGAGGCTTCCTTCAGTTAACTTCTATGCAATTTCTCAACGTTGCTTGAAGGACTTGTCTCTGCCTGTAGATAAAATCCTTCCTCAAGCATGCCGAATTTATGAGTGGGCAACGCCTGCAGAACTATGGTTGTCCAGTAATCCTGCTAGAGTCCCTACACGGGTTTATGTGATGGCTATACTAGTAGTGACTCTACGAGTTCTGTATAACATCAACAGTCAAGGGATATGGGAG AAGATTTGTGAGGAAGGAAGAAACACAGGTAGATCTGATCCTGATGCAAATGCACCGACTTTCAAGAAACTTGATGACAGTAACAGTGAGGAGTTTGGCATGAGAGAACTATTATGTGCTATTGCAGATGCCTATGAAAAAATCATTGTTTCACATG GTCTTGGTCCTCCTTCCTGCTTGGAAGTGAAAAAGCTAATGTTTGCTAAAACGAAGACTAGCACATGTGGTTACCGTACATCATTCTGTGTCTCAAATCTTCACAAACAAAGCACAAGTTTCTTACACTACGTGATTGTCACTCCTG ACTACTTGAGTGACCTCCAATCTTATCTCAAATACTGCAAGGAAGTTATTTTTACTGGGATTACAGTTTCAACGGAAAAGGAGCATCTAATAGAGATCTTTTCAGATATGTACAAAGCCAGAGAG GATGACAATCCAAAAGAGCATGTAAAATCCCAGTCTCAAGGTACTGAAGAAACTACAATTACAAAAGGAGTGAACAAGCGCTACCGAGATGGAACATTTGTTGAAGCAAGTTGTACTTCCTCATCTTCAGGTCATGACCCAATGCAAATCCTCGTGTCAGAGATGCAAGATCATGGATTTCATTATATGCCACCTAGGAAACCGAGGAAATCAGATGGTTATCTTCGTTATAGGAGGAGGAGACTAAGTGTTGGCTTTATGTATGTTGCGCATGCTGATTACTACATGTTGCTGCGTGCTTTTGCAAAGCTTGCAGAAATTGATGCTCGTATCATGCATATCAGTGTGTTGAAACTTGAGAGGGGTCTCGCATGTATTGAGGATCGAATTGAAAGAAGCTTGAACACCTTACAGAACCTTTCTAGCAGAACGAGAGATGAGCTAAGGTCCGTATCAGACTGA
- the LOC120699047 gene encoding SAGA-associated factor 11-like, protein MSSSNDAPLSPRSQLALCCFEELLDCAVADVASECHRIARLGLDRSVDAEEEELRVWAARAAAGAEHHHPGGGGAAEEAGAGAGSKGGVDVFGQTHPAIAADVIKCMNCGRPVVAGRFAPHLEKCMGKGRKARAKITRSSTAGRTRSSNGITASSYSPYSNAANTNRVNVPNGVTDGGCGTGGDHSSHVP, encoded by the exons ATGTCGTCCTCCAACGACGCTCCCCTGAGCCCTCGGTCCCAG CTGGCGCTCTGCTGCTTCGAGGAGCTCCTCGACTGCGCGGTGGCGGACGTCGCGTCGGAGTGCCACCGCATCGCGCGCCTCGGCCTGGACCGCAGCGtcgacgccgaggaggaggagctccgcgtctgggccgcgcgcgcggccgccggggccgaacaccaccaccccggcggcggcggggccgcagaggaggccggggccggggccgggagcAAGGGCGGGGTCGACGTGTTCGGCCAGACGcaccccgccatcgccgccgacgtcatcaagtgcatgaactGCGGCCGCCCCGTCGTCGCGGGCCGCTTCGCCCCGCACCTCGAGAAGTGCATGGGCAAG GGGCGGAAAGCTCGAGCGAAAATTACAAGAAGCAGTACAGCTGGGCGGACCAGAAGCAGCAATGGCATCACTGCTTCATCCTACTCTCCATACTCCAATGCAGCCAACACTAACAGGGTGAACGTCCCTAATGGCGTGACTGATGGTGGCTGCGGCACTGGTGGAGATCACAGCAGCCATGTGCCATAG
- the LOC120699048 gene encoding TATA box-binding protein-associated factor RNA polymerase I subunit B-like isoform X2, producing MDYNPGGASPDTYGGGGSIHLVCPGCKIGDDYTADDAEDGFFTCRMCSAVHTTQATVADPHDFQATGNISVRRVDTQPGRKLGIPTPSAYPRTPHATPGSRHAPAAAFDDFVKQSEPRDFAPVAGAWREPEDLAARVRWRYVRGLQVILQLQLEALVQRHRVGALVCGVAGTIWVRWVAASKVFDDMWARQVIAEHDAAGREKRSGGGDNNNKPDEVKSEWEDDIFPRQKDRRRVEFAILRSLRMLLPVYSTLAVCFLACHIAREAILPTDIYKWAMEGKIPYLAVFTEVDRLLGSSRQLHDCPLDAGQLFRPVRVIGAWQLEASAGSIAQRVGLRLPSVNFYAISQRCLKDLSLPVDKILPQACRIYEWATPAELWLSSNPARVPTRVYVMAILVVTLRVLYNINSQGIWEICEEGRNTGRSDPDANAPTFKKLDDSNSEEFGMRELLCAIADAYEKIIVSHGLGPPSCLEVKKLMFAKTKTSTCGYRTSFCVSNLHKQSTSFLHYVIVTPDYLSDLQSYLKYCKEVIFTGITVSTEKEHLIEIFSDMYKAREDDNPKEHVKSQSQGTEETTITKGVNKRYRDGTFVEASCTSSSSGHDPMQILVSEMQDHGFHYMPPRKPRKSDGYLRYRRRRLSVGFMYVAHADYYMLLRAFAKLAEIDARIMHISVLKLERGLACIEDRIERSLNTLQNLSSRTRDELRSVSD from the exons ATGGACTACAACCCGGGCGGCGCCTCCCCCGAcacctacggcggcggcggaagtatCCACCTGGTGTGCCCAGGCTGCAAAATCGGCGACGACTACACAGCCGACGACGCGGAGGATGGCTTCTTCACGTGCCGCATGTGCTCTGCCGTCCACACCACGCAGGCAACCGTCGCCGACCCCCACGACTTCCAAGCCACCGGCAACATCTCCGTCCGCCGCGTCGACACCCAGCCCGGCCGCAAGCTCGGCATCCCCACCCCCTCCGCCTACCCGAGGACCCCTCACGCCACGCCAGGCTCCCGccacgcgcccgccgccgcgttcgACGACTTCGTGAAGCAGAGCGAGCCGCGGGACTTCGCGCCCGTCGCCGGGGCGTGGAGGGAGCCCGAGGATTTGGCGGCGCGGGTGCGCTGGCGCTACGTGAGGGGGCTCCAGGTCatcctgcagctgcagctggagGCGCTGGTGCAGCGGCACCGGGTCGGCGCGCTCGTGTGTGGCGTCGCCGGCACCATCTGGGTGCGGTGGGTCGCTGCATCCAAGGTGTTCGACGATATGTGGGCGCGCCAGGTGATCGCGGAACACGATGCCGCGGGGAGAGAGAAGCGTTCTGGTGGTGGAG ATAACAATAATAAACCTGACGAGGTGAAGTCTGAATGGGAGGATGATATCTTTCCACGACAAAAAGACAGGCGAAGGGTTGAGTTTGCCATTCTGCGCTCACTGAGGATGTTGCTGCCCGTTTACTCAACACTAGCAGTCTGTTTCCTGGCCTGTCATATTGCCCGTGAAGCCATCCTACCTACTGACATTTACAAGTGGGCAATGGAAGGGAAGATCCCTTATCTGGCAGTGTTTACTGAAGTAGACAGGCTCCTTGGGAGCTCGCGGCAACTGCATGACTGCCCTTTGGATGCAGGGCAACTGTTCAGGCCGGTGCGAGTTATTGGAGCATGGCAATTGGAAGCTTCGGCTGGATCCATAGCACAAAGAGTAGGCTTGAGGCTTCCTTCAGTTAACTTCTATGCAATTTCTCAACGTTGCTTGAAGGACTTGTCTCTGCCTGTAGATAAAATCCTTCCTCAAGCATGCCGAATTTATGAGTGGGCAACGCCTGCAGAACTATGGTTGTCCAGTAATCCTGCTAGAGTCCCTACACGGGTTTATGTGATGGCTATACTAGTAGTGACTCTACGAGTTCTGTATAACATCAACAGTCAAGGGATATGGGAG ATTTGTGAGGAAGGAAGAAACACAGGTAGATCTGATCCTGATGCAAATGCACCGACTTTCAAGAAACTTGATGACAGTAACAGTGAGGAGTTTGGCATGAGAGAACTATTATGTGCTATTGCAGATGCCTATGAAAAAATCATTGTTTCACATG GTCTTGGTCCTCCTTCCTGCTTGGAAGTGAAAAAGCTAATGTTTGCTAAAACGAAGACTAGCACATGTGGTTACCGTACATCATTCTGTGTCTCAAATCTTCACAAACAAAGCACAAGTTTCTTACACTACGTGATTGTCACTCCTG ACTACTTGAGTGACCTCCAATCTTATCTCAAATACTGCAAGGAAGTTATTTTTACTGGGATTACAGTTTCAACGGAAAAGGAGCATCTAATAGAGATCTTTTCAGATATGTACAAAGCCAGAGAG GATGACAATCCAAAAGAGCATGTAAAATCCCAGTCTCAAGGTACTGAAGAAACTACAATTACAAAAGGAGTGAACAAGCGCTACCGAGATGGAACATTTGTTGAAGCAAGTTGTACTTCCTCATCTTCAGGTCATGACCCAATGCAAATCCTCGTGTCAGAGATGCAAGATCATGGATTTCATTATATGCCACCTAGGAAACCGAGGAAATCAGATGGTTATCTTCGTTATAGGAGGAGGAGACTAAGTGTTGGCTTTATGTATGTTGCGCATGCTGATTACTACATGTTGCTGCGTGCTTTTGCAAAGCTTGCAGAAATTGATGCTCGTATCATGCATATCAGTGTGTTGAAACTTGAGAGGGGTCTCGCATGTATTGAGGATCGAATTGAAAGAAGCTTGAACACCTTACAGAACCTTTCTAGCAGAACGAGAGATGAGCTAAGGTCCGTATCAGACTGA